The following is a genomic window from Paenibacillus sp. FSL R5-0766.
GGCTGAGTGATCATCGATATCATTTGGCAAGATGATTGTATGACGATCCAAGGTCTTCACGACGTCCTGCCAAGTATTCTCACCTTTTAGCGGCAAGACACGGCGCCCCAACATTTGATTGGATACTCCCGGCCCTACTGCTTCTACTATCCCCACACCCTCAAACCCGGGAACAGCTGGTAATCGGGTACGATGCGGGTAAGCTCCTCGAACAGGAATAATATCGGAGGGATTAATAGGCCGAGCATACATCCTCACTGCTAATTCACCGGGGCCAGGGGGTATCACATCTTTTTCTTCCATACATAACACTTCGCTTGGTTCGCCAAAACGATAATAACGGATTACCCTAGCTTTCATTGGTACATCTCCTAAAATAATTTTGCTAAAATAGCCTAGCTAAAATATTGAATATATTGACTGAGTGTATAACAATAATATCACTGGTAAATTATTTCATAAACGACTTATTAAGATATAATACAACTTTTTTTCATTAAAATTTGCGATAACTTCTGCTTAGAAAAAAAAGAGCCCCACAAACCTTGATTACCAAGGTCGTGAAGCTCTTTCATCATATCAATTAATGTGCAACAGCATTGTTAAGCATGATCCAGATCGAACCAATTACGATGGTCATCATAATCAGTAAACCGAAAATAAGGGCCATGACATTCCAGCGTGGTTTCTCTGTTTCACGGATATGCATGAAGAAGAAGAGTTGAACCACAAACTGAAGTGCTGCCGTGCCAAGAACAACAATGAGTGTTCCTGTTCTTTCCATCATATCATTGAGAACCACCACAAGTGGAATGATTGTCAGAACGACGGACAGAATGAAGCCGATGACATAAGACTTCAGTGAACCATGTTGCTCATGACCGTGGGAATCATGTGAGTTGTGCTCTGACATCTACATCACCCCCATGAGATAGACGATCGACAGGAGGAAAATCCATACGACGTCCAAGAAGTGCCAGTACAAGCTGATGACGTTAATTTTACCGCGAGTAACATCGGTAATACCACGTTTTTTCAGTTGTAACATAAGTCCAATCATCCAGATCAGACCGAGCGATACGTGAAGTCCGTGAGTTCCTACAAGGGTGAAGAATGCGCCAGAAGCAGCACTCGTTGTAAAGCTGAACCCTTCGTGAATCAACTCAATAAACTCATATACTTCCAGTGCGATAAAGCTTGCACCCAGAACGGCTGTAACAGCCAACCAACTGATTAATTGTTTTACTTTGCCTTGATTCATCGCCAGTACGGCTAGTCCGCTCGTGAATGAACTTGTGAGCAAGATAAACGTTTCGGCAATAACACCAGGCATTTTGATCAATTCAGACAAAATCGGTCCGCCCGCCGTATTGTCACGCAACACAATGAAGGTTGCGAACAATACGGAGAACAGGATAACGTCGGAAATCAGGAAGAACCAGAATCCGAGAATTTTCATTTCCTGTGGATCATGATGTCCATGGTCGTGACCATGTGCATGATTCTCACCGTGCTTAGCGGCTGCTTGAGCCATCTATACCGACCCCCTTAACGACGCTTCGGTACGCTTAATTTCGTCGACCGGAATATAATAATCCGTATCGTATGAGAATGAACGGGCGATCATACAGATCCCTACGCCAGCCAGTCCGAGAATTGCCATCCACAGCCATCCGAAGACAAAGCCGAAACCGGCAATGAACCAGAAGACAGACATGATGAACGGAATTCCAGAGTTCTTCGGCATATGAATCGGCTCAAGCGGTTGCTCTGGCGGATAGATGCCTTTGGCACGACGTTCTTTCTCTTCCCACCACTCATCAATATCATCTCCGCGCGGTGTAACGGCGAAGTTGTATTCAGGAGCTGGTGAAGGAATTGACCACTCCAGCGTACGGCCATCCCATGGATCGGCAGGAGCTTTGAGTGATTTGTATTTGCGAATACCGTCTGCGATTTGCGCAACTTGGAACAGGAATCCGACACCCATCAGGAATGCCCCGATTGTGGATACGAAGTTCAATTCCCACCAGCCAGTATCCCAGCCGTAAGTGCTCAGACGACGTGTCATACCCATCAAGCCGACAGCGTACTGCGGCATGAAGCAGACATAGAAACCAATATTCCAAGTCCAGAATGCCCATTTGCCCAGTTTCTCTTCGAGTTGGAAACCGAACATTTTAGGCCACCAGTAGTACAGACCTGCGAAGTATCCGAAGACAACACCACCGATCAATACTTGGTGGAAGTGGGCAATCAGGAAGTAACTGTTGTGGAACTGGAAGTCAGCAGGAGCAACGGATAACAGAACGCCTGTCATCCCCCCGACAATAAAGCACGGGATAAAGGCAAGTGTCCACATCATCGGAGTCGCCATGCGAATCCTTCCTCGATACATGGTAAACAGCCAGTTGAATATCTTAACCCCTGTTGGAATAGCAATCAACATCGTAGTTACGGCGAAGAATGCATTCACGTCTGCTCCGGAACCCATCGTGAAGAAGTGATGCGCCCATGTGAAGAAGGACAGGAAGCTGATGATCAACATTGCGAATACCATCGACTTGTAGCCAAACAGTTTTTTCCGAGAGAAGGTACTTACAATCTCGGAGAACACACCGAATGCCGGCAAGACGACAATGTATACCTCAGGGTGACCCCACATCCAGATCAAGTTGATATACATCATTGGGTTACCGCCCAGATCAAGTGTGAAGAAATGCGCCCCGGCAAACCTGTCGAGGAATAACAATGCAAGTGTCACGGTCAAGATCGGGAAAGCAAACAAGATAATGATACAAGTGGAGAATACCGACCATGTGAACATCGGCATTTTCATCCATCTCATGCCTGGCGCACGCATTTTAATGATGGTAACCAGGAAGTTAATACCGGTAGCCAAGGAACCGATACCCGATATCTGTATACCCCATATATAGAAGTTCTGTCCTACCCCTGGACTGTGTGACAGCTCCGATAGAGGCGGATAACTTAGCCATCCTGCATCCGGTGAACCACCAATAACGAATGACAGGTTAAACAGCATTGCTCCCAGGAAGAATAACCAGAAGCTCAGTGCATTCAGGAACGGGAACGCAACGTCCCTTGCTCCGATCTGTAATGGCACGATAACGTTAAATAGACCAAACATAAATGGCATCGCCATGAATAAGATCATGATCGTACCGTGAGTTGTGAAGACCTGATTATAATGCTCAGGATTTAGAAATTCATTGTTAGGCATAGCCAGCTGAAGGCGCATCATTAGCGCATCCACACCACCACGGAATAACATGATAATGGAAGCGATGATATACATGATACCGATCTTTTTATGATCGACGGTAGTTAACCAGTTACGCCAGAGCCAGCCCCATTTTTTAAAATAAGTTAGTACCGCTACAATAGTAATCATGGTAATTCCGATAGCTACCATCGCACCATAAATGAGCGGATCACCGGTTACGAAAAACTCCGATGCAAACTCTTTAAGTCCCTCTAACATTGGGGGCCTCCTTTCGAATCTTTAGTTAGCACTCTTGTCCTCGTCTTTATTGGACGTATCAATTGCATTTTGAATGGCTCCAGAAGCTTCACTTGAAGTCCCATGCTTACTGTGAGCACTTTGACCATCTACTACATACTTGGTCACAATATTTTGGAACAATCCTTCTGGGAAGGCAGAATAATAAGCAACATTGCTTGTTCCTGGCTCAGCCAGTGCTTTGTAACCTTCTGTGGTCAATTCTTGGGAACTTTGTTTCACTTCAGCTACCCATTTGTCAAAATCTTCGTCCGATGTAGCATTCACATCAAAACGCATTTCTCCAAAATGCTCACCTGTGAAGTTAGCGCCTGAACCCCAGTACTTGCCTTCATGATCTGCCTGCAGATACAAGGTCATTGCCATACCCGACATCGTATAAATCTGTCCTCCAAGTTGCGGAATCCAGAATGAGTTCATCGGTGAATCCGCAGTGAGTTCAAACTTCACGGGCCGATCTGCCGGAATATTCAGCGTATTGACCGTTGCAATCCCTTGCTCAGGATACATAAACAACCATTTCCAGTCCAGTGAAGACACTTGGATGGTAATTGGTGCTTTTTCGTGAGCCAACGGCTTCGAAGGCTCCAGATCATACGTGTAACGAATCGTTACAATTGCCAGTATTCCAATAATAATAATTGGAACCGTCCACCAGATTGCCTCCGCCTTCGTACTATGAGACCAGTTAGGTTCATAAGCAGCTTTGTTATCCGGCTTATCGCGGTAACGCCATACAATTACGGCAGACAAAATGAGTACTGGCACAATGATGACAGCACACAAAATTGTCGAGATGACAATCAAATCTCTCTGCGAAGCGCCAATTGGTCCCTTCGGATCCAGAACAACGTACTGCCCGCCTGCCAGCATTGGCCAGACAATCAATGCAATTGTAACCAACGTCAGGACAACCGGAATGATAATCCGGGTTAGCGACCTAGGTTTCTTGTTCATTTTGATCCCCTCTCCTTAAATTCGCTCATACTGAAAAATCAGTATACTACTCTCTTCCTACTAAAGATATCAGAAATGAACAACTTTTTTGTTCTTGTTAACAAATTTGTCGATTTTACACCTTAAATGTGTGAATTTTTTCTCACAAATCGCTTGTATGGTTGATATTTGCTTATTGTAATCTTTACACATCAAGTCACAAAATAAAACCCTTTGCAGTCTCGTTGAACAATGTCAACGAATCCGCAAAGGGCTTTATTGACTGGATTCCGGGTACTTATCCAGTCTTATTATGAACGAATAAACGCAGGATTATAATTAATCGGCGCCTTCGTCTTCCCGGCGTGTATGAACAAGGCCAATCGCTTTGGCAATAACGTAAATAAACACACTACCTACAAGGAATCCAATACCAACCATCAAGCCAAGATTACGATCATTAAATTCATTCAGATTGATCAGACACATGATCACTCCCGTAATGAGTGCGACCCATGCCAGAACTGTCATCGTCAAGACGGCGCGCCGCATATTTTTGTCTTTGCGCTCCAATTGGCTAACCATTGCTGTCTTCGATGCCATAGTAAACACTTCCTTTTCCCTTTTTGTAAGTGCTTTCCTTATACCAATATACCACATCAGTATGATTTTTAGTCAACAAATGTTCAAATTTTCTTCGCAAATTAGACACTTTATTTCGATTTCAACTGTTGACAAAATATTTCTCAATTCATTCATACTTCTTATAACCCAAAAAACGTCTCTTCATAACAGGAACTGCACTTGACCTTATGAAACCTTTATGAACTACTCATTTCCAACGGTAAAAATATAAAAAAAGACGGCACATTGGAATACTCCAATGTTACCGTCGTTCTCATCTTGAATAAGGGAACCGTATATAATGAGGACTGCTCTTCCCCTAAAACCTGCCACCCAAACTATTGGGGATTATGTTCGTTCCGTGTCTCCAACCAATTATTCTTGATGACGTTCTGATACCAGTAATAACTCTCCTTCGGCGTTCTCACGAGAGAACGATAGTCCACATGAACAAGACCAAAACGCATACGGTAGCCTTCTGCCCACTCGAAATTATCCATCAGTGACCATGCCATGTACCCTTTCAGGTTAATGCCGTCATTAATGATGCGGTGAATTTGAGCCAAATGCTGCTCATAATATGAAATCCGGCGATCATCGTTAATTTTTCCGTTCTCCAGGTCATCATTGATGCAGGCACCATTCTCTGTGATATATACATCCACATTGCCGTACTTTTGCAAGTAATGCATAAATTCATACAAACCACGTGATTCCACAGGCCAGCCAATATCGGTTTTGGTGAGGCCCATATCAACTTCTTCCGATTGCAGAGCACCTGCCTCCGGATTGAAGCGATTGATCCCCATCGTGTAATAGTTAATGCCGAGCAGATCGATCGGTTGCGAGATAATCTCCATATCACCTTCCTGAATTGGCACAGTAGCCCCCGCTTCTGCAAACCAATCCACCATAAACTGCGGATATGAACCTTTGTAGATTGGATCAAGGAACCAATCGGTATTAAGCGCAATTGATCGGTCACACGCAGCTTGGTCCTCGGCAGATTTGCTGTACGGCTCAGCCCAGCACACGTTCGGAGCAATACCAATCTGACCGGTTGTTCCCAAGCGACGGAAAGATTGAACGGCTTTACCATGAGCAACCAGTAATCCATGTGCCACATTAATAGAAGTTTGCAGGTCTTTGTTTCCTGGCGCATGAATCCCCAGAAGGTTTGAGAGGAACGCGATGCACCATGGTTCGTTGAATGTAAGCCAGAAGTTGATTTTGCCAGAGAATTCTTTGAAGATCACTTCGGCATATTTCACAAAAGCATCCACAGTTCTGCGGTTGCCCCAGCCTCCGTCATCCTCCAGCGTTTGCGGAAGATCCCAGTGATAGAGTGTGAGGAACGGTTCAATTCCAGCCTCGATCAATGCATCCACGAAGCGATGGTAGAAGTCCAGACCTTCCCGATTGATCTCCCCATCTCCGTCAGGAATAATGCGTGGCCAGGCAATGGAGAACCGGTACGTATTAATCCCGAGTTTCTTCATCAGTTCGATGTCTTCCTCGTAACGGTGGTAACTGTCACATGCGACATCCCCATTGTCTCCGTTATATACCTTACCAGGTGTGCGCGCAAACGTATCCCAGATGGATACCCCGCGTCCACCTTCCTGTGCCGCTCCTTCTATTTGATAGGAAGCTGTTGCTGTACCCCAGCGGAAATCTTGCGGAAATTTAAAAATGGTCATGGTTGGCTCCTCCGTCTCATGATGACACGCGGATCGTCTGTCCTGCGGTCATGGTTAAAATAATTACATAATCGCCCTGAGGCGTAAGCTCTGCCTTGGCTTGTTCATGTCCTTCCACGCGTAGCGGATAAGCACTGCGAAGGGTCAGCGACTCACTTCGATCTGCCTTAATAATCGCTGACGCAAGCTTGTTGTCCGTCCACGTTATGGCTACCGTATAACCACCTCTTGCACGAAGCCCTTCAACTCGACCTTGAGTCCAGAGTTCGGGTAGTGCCGGCAACAAATGCAACTCGTTCAAGTGGCTCTGCAATAACATCTCCGCGATCCCGGCCGTGCCTCCAAAATTACCATCGATCTGGAATGGTGGATGGTCATCAAACAGATTTGGATGTGTGGACCGGGCCAGCAACGTGCGCACAAACTGATGTGCCTGGCTGCTATCCAGCAGTCGTGCATACAGGTTGATCAACCATGCACAGCTCCATCCTGTATGCCCGCCACCTTGTGAGATTCGACGTTCAAGCGATACCCGGGCTGCTTCTACCAATTCCGGTGTGTGTACTCGATTGATCTGCTCCCCCGGATACAGCCCATACAGATGGGAGACGTGACGATGCCCTGGCTCGGATTCGGCAAAATCCTTAAACCACTCCAGCAATTGTCCTTCGCTTCCAATTCGGAATGGATAGAGTTTGTCCAGAGCCTCACCCCACCCACTCGCCAATGACTCATCTAGATTCAATTGCTTCGCGGCCTCAATACAGCGGGTGAACAGTTCACGAATTAACGTCATATCCATCGTTGAAGCCATGGATATACTGCGTGCCTCCCCAGCATCTGTGAGAAACTTGTTCTCTGGTGAAGTGGATGGAATCGTAACCAGATAACCATCAGGCCCTTCCACCAGCCAATCGAGACAGAACAGCGCCGCCTCTTTCATGATGGGATACGCACGTTCCTCAAGAAAACGCTGATCACCGGTAAACTGGTAATGCTCCCATAGATGCGAGGTCAACCATACGCCACCCATCGGCCAAAATGCCCAGCTCGCGTCTCCACCTGTAGGCGTGGTGGTTCTCCAGATATCCACGTTATGATGGGCAGTCCATCCACGAGCTCCATACAGAATCCGCGCCGTTCTGCGTCCTGTATCACTGAGATCGGTCAGCATATCAAACAGCGGCTCATGACATTCACTGAGATTGCAGACTTCTGCCGGCCAGTAATTCATCTCTGTGTTGATATTGATTGTGTAATCACTATGCCATGGCGGCTCTACCTGATGGTTCCAGATTCCCTGCAGATTGGCAGGCTGGCTGCCCGGACGCGAACTAGCCATTAACAGATATCTTCCATATTGAAAATAAAGGGCCTCCAGTCCAGGGTCTTGTTGCCCTGCCTGATAAGCCTGCAGCCGCTCATCTGTAGGTAATTCAGCGTTAGCCGATACCCCTAAATCAATAGAGACTCTGTTAAACAACGCGCTATGATCCTGAATATGTCGGTCACGAAGCGCTTCCGCGCCATGTGTGGTCGCTTTGGAGATCATCTTCTTGCATTCCTCTTCCAATACAAGATGATCCTTCACAGGCAAAACATCATAACTTTCAAAGGACGTAGCTGCTGCCAGATAAAACACAACCTGATCAGCCCCCTGAATATGTAACTTGCCTTCCAGATTGGAGACCTTCACCTGATCGCCAGATGCCGCAAATGCTACACGGACAGCATAAGCCGTCCCCCGATCCTCTTCATAGAGGACGGATTCCGGGTGATCTCTGAAGTAATTGGACTCCACATGACTTGGGCACCGACTGAACATGGTTAGAGCATCTCCCGAAGTCTCAACGCGATAAGGATGGGGACTGTCTAGCGTAACACTTACACTCACAGCGCCCTTCTGATCAGCAGTCAATGTGCAGACCATCAGATCATCCGAAGCACTGGAATACACTTCACGTACGTATTGAGTTCCTTCCAATGAGTAGGTTGTGGTAGCAATACCCGATTCCAGATCAAGCTCCCGTTCAAATGCATCATACGAAAGATCATCCAGACCCTCATGGTGCAATAGAAAATGACCCATCGGCTGGTAGGCCTCTACATCACGACCAAGCATTTCACGGTTCAACAAATCCTCAGCTTCACCATACTGCCCAGACATAATCAACTCTCGCGTCTGCTTCAAATACCGCTGGCTGCTGTATTGAATCGTATCCCGTGGAAACCCTGACCATAATGTATCTTCATTGAGCTGAATTCGTTCATCTGCTGCGCCACCGTACACCATGCCTCCAAGACGGCCGTTTCCGATGGGCAATGCTTCTTCCCAGCGTTTTGCCGGTTGTCGATACCATAGACGATTGATTTTAGTTTGGTTATTGTGTTGGGACATGATTAGCTCCTGTTCCTGAATCAGCTGTATATATCTTATGTCGTAAAACGTTTTCGGTAAGTGCTTACAATAATAAAATTATATGTGATTTCAAAATTTGCGTCAATGCAAATCATCACATCATCCACAAAAAAAGGCCCCATATAGGGCCCTTTCTTGTGTAACCATGGTTTGCAGACAATTCGTATTATTTTACGTCTTTTCCTGTCCACAGAGAGACACGTTCCTTAACCCAAACCGTAAATTGTTTCTCCATTTCAACTGCACCCGCTTTGTCCAAATCAGCCAGTAAAGCATCATAGGTTGCATCAAAGTTTGCTGGTGTAGTCAGAACAGCTTCCGGAATCCGTTTACGGATGATATCCTGCGTTTTCTGGAACGTTACCTCATAGTCTGTACCGGAAGGTACGGACATGTTATACGCTGCGCCCCAATCCTTAACTGGCAGATCTTCTTCAGCAGGATAGAACTCTTTCCATGTCGTGATACCATAAGCTTTCAGCGTTTCTTTCTCTGCAGCGGTGTAACCAGCTACAATCTGCTCAGGGAAGTTTGTTGTGTAGTAGTTATCCGTAGAATCTTTTACACCATCACCGTATCTGGCGCTAAATACGTTGTACATCCCAATTCCTGTTTCCTTACTGAAATTGGAGTTGTCATTCGTTTTGCGGTCCTGAACGTCATCTGGAATCACGCGTTTACCATCTTCTACGTTGTAATGTTCACCTTCGATACCCCAGTTTCTCAGAACTTGTCCTTCATCGGAAGCAAGCCAATCCATGAATTTGATGATGCGCACTGGATCTTTGGCCGAAGTAGTAATCCCGATGCCATAACCGTCAAATCCGGCTGGTTGGAACGTGTGATCCACAATTTCATCGTTAAGTGATACAGAGAAGTGAGCGTATGTGGCATCATCCTTGCCCGATGATTTAAGCGCGTTCTCCGCTTCTTGATAGTTCCACTCTTGGTCAATCAGACCGAGGACACGGCCACTGGCAATTTTGGACTTGTATTGGTCATCCTTTTGAACAAATGCATCTTTGTCCAGTAGGCCTTCATTGTACATTTTATTCAACCAGCGGAAATATTCTCTTTCCTCTGGACGTTTGTAGTGCAATTTTGCTTCATATGTTTCAGGGTCAATGTAATATTCCCCATCATCCGGTGCACCTGTTGCCTGGAAAGCTGGATTCGTTACCGTGATCATGATCTTCCAGTCATCTGCATTTAATGTTAATGGAATGGTTGGTTGACCATCAATCGTTGGATGTTTTTCATAATAGGCTCTGAGTACGTTCTCGTAATCCTCAAGTGTTTTCACTTCAGGGTACCCAAGCTCTTTCAATACTCTTTGCTGAATTTCGAATCCACCTGTAGCGTCAAACGTAACATTATCGACACCCATATTGGTTGGAATGGTATAGATCGCTTGATCTTCGAGACTGTATTTCAAGCGGTTCATCTGTTCCCCATAGATTTTTTTCAGATTGGGAGCATGCTCCTCAATCAGATCCGTGAGATCCAGCATCGCGCCTGCATCCACAAGCTTAGATAAGTTACCTTTAGGGTAGATCATATCAGGAAAGTCACCACTGGCAGCCATCAGTGCAATCTTCTGGTTACCACCATCGTTTACATCATACTCTGCTTCAATGGTAACGCCTGTTTGCTCCGTAATCTTTTTACCAACAGCATCTTGCATCTTGTTCCAGGTCGGACTAGCATCCGCCCCGAAGAATGTAACTGTGATCGGTTCGGTTCCGCTGGACTCCGAAGTCTCTTTGGTTCCCGAATTCCCGCAGCCAGCTGTAACCAACATTGCACTTGCGAGCATCAACATTGCAAACGTCTTGGGTGTATTGCCTTTCATTTTGCCTCTCATTGTCTAGTTCCCCCTATTATTTATGAAGGTTTTATCTGTATAACAGGCTTTATGCCTGAGGATACCACTTTTTTTGAATACGCTTTCGAGTTCATTCATTCCGATGTTTTTAGTGAAGTTGACATTTCAATTCTGTAAAAAAAAGATTATTCTGCTAACAGACGTAAAACGTTTTCGGAAATGAAATAAACCGCTTACTGAAAGTGCTTACATGATAGATTATAGGCTATCCATCACCTTACGTCAACAACAAAAAAAGCCCTTTCTCAAGGGCTTTTTTTGCTATGAAAATTCTTAATTTTAATGCTTCGTTTTCAAGCTTATTTCACATCTTTTCCAGTCCACAGGGAGACACGTTCTTTCACCCAAACCGTGTATTGTTTCTCCATTTCTACTGCACCTGCTTTATCAAGTTCAGCCAGGAGACTGTCATACACGCTGTCAAAGTTCTCAGGTTTGGCAAGGATCGCTTCTGGGATCCGTTTGCGGATGATATCCTGTGTTTTCTGGAACGTTACGTTGTAGTCTGTGTCAGAAGGTACAGGCATATTATACGCTGCGCCCCAATCTTTCAATTTCAATTCGTCTTCGGATGGATAGAAATCTTTCCATGTTGTGATACCGTATGCTTTCAACGTTTCCTTCTCAGCTGGAGTGTAGCTTGCTTGGATCTGCTCTGGGAAGTTCGTTGTATAGTAGTTGTCTGTAGAATCTTTTACACCATCACCGTATCTTGCGCTGAAAATATTGTACAACCCAACTCCTGTTTCTTTCGTGAAATTGGAGTTGTCATTTGTTTTACGTTCCTGAACCTCGTCAGGAATCACACGTTTGCCATTTTCTACATTGTAGTGTTCGCCTTCAATACCCCAGTTTCTCAACACTTGGCCTTCATCGGAAGCGAGCCAATCCATGAATTTGATAATCCGTACCGGATCTTTGGCCGAAGTTGTAATCCCGATGCCATAACCGTCAAATCCTGTTGGCTGGAATGTGTGATCCACAATGTCCTTGTTCAGGGACACGGAGAAGTGAGCATATGTGGCTTCGTCCTTACCTGCTGCTTTGAGAGCGTTCTCAGCTTCGCCATAGTTCCAGTCTTGGTCGATCAGACCGAGGACACGGCCACTGGCGATTTTGGATTTGTATTGATCATCTTTTTGAACAAAAGTATCTTTGTCCAGCAGGCCTTCATTGTACATTTTGTTCAACCAGCGGAAGTATTCTTTCTCCTCTGGACGTTTGTAGTGAAGCATCGCTTCATACGTTTCAGGATTAATGTAATATTCCCCATCATCCGGTGCACCTGTTGCCTGGAAGGCCGGGTTCGTTACCGTGATCATGATCTTCCAGTCATCTGCATTGAGTGTCAGTGGAATGGTTGGTTGACCATCAATCGTTGGATGCTTTTCATAATACGCTCTAAGAACGTTTTCGTAATCCTCAAGTGTTTTCACTTCTGGGTATCCCAGTTCTTTCAACACTCTTTGCTGAATTTCGAATCCACCACCTGCATCAAAAGCGACGTTATCTACACCCATGTTGGTTGGAATAGCATAGATCGCTTGATCTTCCAGACTGTATTTCAAACGATTCATCTGATCGCCATATATCTTTTTCAGGTTAGGTGCATGTTCCTCAATCAGGTCAGTCAGGTCCAGCATTGCGCCTGCATCCACCAGCTTCGACAGGTTACCTTTAGGAAAGATAATATCAGGGTAATCACCGCTGGCAGCCATCAAAGGTATCTTTTGGTCGCCACCATTATTCACATCGTATTCTGCTTCAATTGTAACACCTGTTCTTTTGGTAATCTCTTGGCCCACTGCATCTTTCATGTTGTTCCAGCTTGGACTTGCATCTGCACCAAAGAATGTAAAGGTCACTGGACTGGTTGTATCTCCGGAATCAACCGGCTTTTCTGAAGCGTTAGTTCCTCCTCCACTGCCGCTGCATCCTGCTGTAATTGCAAGTGCACTGGCTAACAGAAGCATTGCGAATGTTTTTGGTGTTTTGCCCTTCATGTGTAATCCCCCTTATGGATATTAATGAAGCTGTATATTTGTATAACAGGCTGACCTGCACATACCGTGACCAGATGAAACAAATGTAATTTTCTTGTTTTTATAACATTAGAAGCGTTTTCTTAAAATAAAAAAATGTTCTTCTCTTACCTTATTCCTCTTCATTCCTGCAAGTGTTAACTTTGAGATTCTGGTGTATATCACATGATGTACAAGCAAATGTAAGTGCTTTCATACTTGAATAATAATCGCTCCTATATCCCTTGTCAATAGTGAATTTATAAAATTGAAAACGTTTTTTAGAAAACGTTTTAGATAAAAAAAGAACCCCGATATTCGGGGTTCTTACTCGTTTTAGATCTGCATTGCTAATCGTTTATTTAGCCTCTTCACCGCTCCACAATTGAACACGGTTTTGAACGAGTTCTGTGTATTGTTTCTCCATATCCTCTGCTCCTGCATTGTTCACTTCATCAATCATGCCGTCATAGATGGCATCGAACTGCTCAGGAGTACTCAGAATGGCTTCCGGGATACGTTTCCGGATGATATCCTGTGTTTTCTTGAAGATGACGTTGTAGTTGGAGTCACCTGGTGTTGGCAGATTGTATGCTGCTCCCCATGGTTTGATCGGGAACTCGT
Proteins encoded in this region:
- the cyoD gene encoding cytochrome o ubiquinol oxidase subunit IV; this translates as MSEHNSHDSHGHEQHGSLKSYVIGFILSVVLTIIPLVVVLNDMMERTGTLIVVLGTAALQFVVQLFFFMHIRETEKPRWNVMALIFGLLIMMTIVIGSIWIMLNNAVAH
- the cyoC gene encoding cytochrome o ubiquinol oxidase subunit III, with the translated sequence MAQAAAKHGENHAHGHDHGHHDPQEMKILGFWFFLISDVILFSVLFATFIVLRDNTAGGPILSELIKMPGVIAETFILLTSSFTSGLAVLAMNQGKVKQLISWLAVTAVLGASFIALEVYEFIELIHEGFSFTTSAASGAFFTLVGTHGLHVSLGLIWMIGLMLQLKKRGITDVTRGKINVISLYWHFLDVVWIFLLSIVYLMGVM
- a CDS encoding cbb3-type cytochrome c oxidase subunit I — encoded protein: MLEGLKEFASEFFVTGDPLIYGAMVAIGITMITIVAVLTYFKKWGWLWRNWLTTVDHKKIGIMYIIASIIMLFRGGVDALMMRLQLAMPNNEFLNPEHYNQVFTTHGTIMILFMAMPFMFGLFNVIVPLQIGARDVAFPFLNALSFWLFFLGAMLFNLSFVIGGSPDAGWLSYPPLSELSHSPGVGQNFYIWGIQISGIGSLATGINFLVTIIKMRAPGMRWMKMPMFTWSVFSTCIIILFAFPILTVTLALLFLDRFAGAHFFTLDLGGNPMMYINLIWMWGHPEVYIVVLPAFGVFSEIVSTFSRKKLFGYKSMVFAMLIISFLSFFTWAHHFFTMGSGADVNAFFAVTTMLIAIPTGVKIFNWLFTMYRGRIRMATPMMWTLAFIPCFIVGGMTGVLLSVAPADFQFHNSYFLIAHFHQVLIGGVVFGYFAGLYYWWPKMFGFQLEEKLGKWAFWTWNIGFYVCFMPQYAVGLMGMTRRLSTYGWDTGWWELNFVSTIGAFLMGVGFLFQVAQIADGIRKYKSLKAPADPWDGRTLEWSIPSPAPEYNFAVTPRGDDIDEWWEEKERRAKGIYPPEQPLEPIHMPKNSGIPFIMSVFWFIAGFGFVFGWLWMAILGLAGVGICMIARSFSYDTDYYIPVDEIKRTEASLRGSV
- the cyoA gene encoding ubiquinol oxidase subunit II, which codes for MNKKPRSLTRIIIPVVLTLVTIALIVWPMLAGGQYVVLDPKGPIGASQRDLIVISTILCAVIIVPVLILSAVIVWRYRDKPDNKAAYEPNWSHSTKAEAIWWTVPIIIIGILAIVTIRYTYDLEPSKPLAHEKAPITIQVSSLDWKWLFMYPEQGIATVNTLNIPADRPVKFELTADSPMNSFWIPQLGGQIYTMSGMAMTLYLQADHEGKYWGSGANFTGEHFGEMRFDVNATSDEDFDKWVAEVKQSSQELTTEGYKALAEPGTSNVAYYSAFPEGLFQNIVTKYVVDGQSAHSKHGTSSEASGAIQNAIDTSNKDEDKSAN
- a CDS encoding GH1 family beta-glucosidase, whose protein sequence is MTIFKFPQDFRWGTATASYQIEGAAQEGGRGVSIWDTFARTPGKVYNGDNGDVACDSYHRYEEDIELMKKLGINTYRFSIAWPRIIPDGDGEINREGLDFYHRFVDALIEAGIEPFLTLYHWDLPQTLEDDGGWGNRRTVDAFVKYAEVIFKEFSGKINFWLTFNEPWCIAFLSNLLGIHAPGNKDLQTSINVAHGLLVAHGKAVQSFRRLGTTGQIGIAPNVCWAEPYSKSAEDQAACDRSIALNTDWFLDPIYKGSYPQFMVDWFAEAGATVPIQEGDMEIISQPIDLLGINYYTMGINRFNPEAGALQSEEVDMGLTKTDIGWPVESRGLYEFMHYLQKYGNVDVYITENGACINDDLENGKINDDRRISYYEQHLAQIHRIINDGINLKGYMAWSLMDNFEWAEGYRMRFGLVHVDYRSLVRTPKESYYWYQNVIKNNWLETRNEHNPQ